Within Pempheris klunzingeri isolate RE-2024b chromosome 24, fPemKlu1.hap1, whole genome shotgun sequence, the genomic segment GGCTTCTTTCTGCATTTTATATCCTGCAGGTGAAGCCTGGGCCACACGTGTGAGAAGCACCAGGATCTTCTTTTATGTGCAACGCTAAAAGCTTTTATTGGTGAGGGATGTTTGAGCTCACTCGCCTTGATCAGGGGAATTTCTCTTAAACTTCACACATAGCACAGCGTGAAGGCAGATCCTGTTTACTTCAGCTGCAAATCAAAATACCTGCTGATACGCAACATGTTGCAcgtaaatgtttattttatttcactacGCGTTTCACCTCTTCTATGATTGTGTTTTGGCAGgcgattgtttttttttgcttttttttaaatagcctCATTAACAAACCATAAAGGCACTGTTTTCTGTATTCAGCTGACGCTCTGGTGCTGCCCACCTAACCGCTGAGCGCTGATCATTCAACAGTGTTATGGCACGATCACACATGTGTAAAATTAACACTGAAGAATGTCCACCTCCTGTATACTCCCCTTCAATGGGAGCAAAGGggagaataaaacattttctcgCAGCGGTTGGGGAAAATCTGCATCTTCACCTTTTGTGGAGTTAAACTTTGGTGAACTTCACTACCAATTTCACCTCAGCAGGCGACGGTCATTCTCCCAATTTTGAGAATGTGTGACCTGACAAGCTAAACCTGAGGGATCACAAGatgggaaaggaaaggaaaatcTTATCTTTCTTACAAAAATGTTCCAGTTATTTTTTGGGACTTTTCTGGACCTGTTAAGGACTCATGGCCACATCACACCTTTGATGACGTCACAACTAAAAAGGATGGAAAGGTTGGGGAGCACAGCTATAAAGCTGCCACTGAAGTTTAACTAATAATGCACTGAGGTCTCAAACAGTTGTTTTCTGCTGTAAAACAGTGCTTTTAGAATCCCACTTCTCAAGGCCCACTTGCCCTCCAAGTTCTGCTCCTGCACACCTGATCCAGTTTGACTGTAATGAAAGTGTGCCATCCTTAATTAGATCAGGTGTGTGCAGAAACAGAGCAGGGCTAAAATACAAAGGACGTGCTGACCTCGATGACTCCAGGGTGAGCTGCTTGGAGGCTGTTCTTCATGGCTGTTTGCGGTATTTATTAGGatcaaacaatgagcacttctATCTACCTGCACCATAGTTTTAACTTGATGAACCTTGATGATAACCGTCATCACTAACTGAAGTAGATGACACCGTAAATGTAAATTAACTGCTAAATGTCCCAAATTTCAACTATTTAAATGAGTGGAGTGGGATGTGGGCTGGAAAACTTACCGTACTGTCTGACGTCCACACAGATGGAGTCAGGCAAGGTGATGTTGGCGTCGGGAGACCTCATGGCAGCGCAAGTAGTCCACATgttgaagaagaggaagacgggTATCGCCGTGAAGCCGAAGATGGCGAGGAAGGCCAGGGCGAGGATGTAGGTCAGGAACATgaactgaggagagagaggtttATATTTTGTCAATATGATCTGATCACCCCAAAAGATAaagatgcattaaaacaaatagGTTAGTATCATTCCTTACACACCTCtgccccccctcacacacacaaatacacactcagaGTCTGTGTTTAAGCTAATGTTACCGGACATCTGCAGCAATTAGAGTAATCAGGCTAGAAAGGACAAACTGTGCCAGAGTTACCCTCAAGGGCTCAAGTGGGattctgagtgtttgtgtgagtgtgcacaaGTGTTTCCGTGTGTATTTGTCGTTCTTATGTCTCTGCGTGCGTCCATGGATGCACAGAGGTGGGCGATCGTGCCTCCGCAACACTTTGATGCTGACCCTTGTCCTGGCTTGTAAAACCACCGTGAGTGAATGTTTTGTGTAAGCCTGTACACACTATTTTAAGCAAGGACATTATAAAATGCACATCAGAgtaattaaatctaaattagaGGCTTTAATTTGGAGTGGAACTGGGTCAGTGGGTGTGATGATTTGCAGCAGCTGCTTGTGCGTcgtgctcatgtgtgtgtgtgtgtgtgtgtgtgtgtgcgttgacATACGAAGGCAGTGATGCAGCGTCCACAGACGGTGGTCTTGAAGTCGCTCTGCAGCTCCTTCTTGATGGCGCTGGTGGTGTAGAAGCCCTCAGCCAGCAGGATGATGGCGTAGACGAAGAAGAAGGAGGCGATGCCGTAGATTATGTACTGAAAGATCTGgatcctgaacacacacacacacacacacacgcacagagaggaaagaaaaatgttggAAAAACCTAAGAAATAACACAAAAGCTGCTGATCTCAGTGTAGCGTGAACAGTTTCTCATTGGGGATCAAGCTTCCCTTTGACAGTAGGAACCATTGTGAAAATAATGTACCAGAAATAGATGTTTTTGGGCTCTTTGATGgataaaatgttgtgttttttgagaATACCTTGACTCTCTCTGTGAATACTCTCACTTGAGACATTTACTAGTTTTAGGGTATTCTGAGGATGGCTCTCCTCGACAGATTTAATAACTGCAGGGGTAGTaccagtgttttcactgttgtttcAAGGCTTTCCACTGAAACTATTAACGGGGCCAAGAGCTCATCAATGATTCATACATTAGGATATTATGCTCCTTTAGTTTTTGTGAAAACTCGCTGTGAAGCACCTTATTCCATTATGtgctttagtgttttattttcactgatAAAGGCAGATTTCGGGTGGTGCAACGAAGAACTTACACCATAGCGAGAGTGGCGTGGTCACTGGTGACCCTGGAGAAGTGGTTCTCCAGCATGGTCAGGGTGCCGGTCAGCGCCACGTGGCCGCAGCCGCAGAACAGGGCCACGCCTGAGAAGCAGAGGATGGTGGCCACCAGGGAGGCATACGGCACCCCGCCCAGACATTTGATGCAGCACTCGAAGCATcctgcagggggagacaaaagGAGGGTTAGCTGACTGATGTTGAAACGTTCCTGTTGGACATTTCCCATACAGCTAAAAGTCCTTTGAGGAAGATACAAGAACAAACAATCTAGGTCAGATTTGAAAGCAGGCAAATATCAAACGGAGCGAACTGAACTGTCTGCAGCTACATGACACCTCATGAAGAGGCTCGAACGGGCTCTGGTGATGACACCCACTGCAACCCCCTTTGTCCACTGCCGCTTAAACATTACTTGTGCAGAAACCTGCGTGGACGTTCATGCTGCTGGGGCTGAATCAAGCATGCGAGCTGCTGAGAGTCACGCTCGTCTCTCCGAGTCTAAAAGAGAGGAACAACACTTCTTCTTGTCAGGCATGTCGAGCGGCTAATCATAGCATCTTTCACAGTTAGTGCGTTCACTTTGAGCTCAGCTGGGAGTGCTGAATATTACATGTAAGCCGCGCTACAAGCTCACATCCTACACTGCTCGATAAGActtctccctcttgtctttAAAGGCACATTTCAAACTTGACAAGAGGCCTTGAAAAATGGGCCTGCACACCTTGCATATATTTCCATCTTTCTCCAgcattttgctcatttttcacACCTCCAAAATGATGACTGATAGAAAATCATCCCTTGTGCTCGAGCAGTTTCTacagaatgatgatgatgacgatgatgaatTAATAAATTCGTTTTCCATTAACGGTGGCAGCGCGCGAAGCTTCCTGAGTGATCTATGAGCTCAGGATGCAGGTCCGGGGAAATCTGCTCCCATCACAGTCAAGAGGataaagaggaaagaaaaggagggaaaataaCACATTGTATTGAGCACAAGAGTCGCATCTTATATAACAACCCCTTAAAAATAGCTCCTCCAGCAAAGCAGGAAGTtactctgggaaaaaaaaaaaaaaacgacaaatGAACTGTCTTGTGTGTGCCACTTTgctgtttccatgacaacctGCTCCAACTGGCAACTCTGAAGCATCATTATTTCATATTCAGAAGTTTGCTGAATCTAAACATTCTTCCAAACCTTTACTAAACCCTCTGTACATCCACTCTTTTTCTAATGGAGCGCCCTGGCCAGGTAGTGTTATAGACTAGTCGACAGTTGTTATTGACGAGTTTAAAAGGCCAGATTGATTTCAGCCACACTGAGGGGAAGAAGAATCATCGATAGCATCACTGCTGATTTGCTCAAACCACTTTTGGTTTAGAATGAAATCTCTAATGAATGGAGTGGCATGAATATTGGTTCGGCTTCCAGGCGATGAATCCTAAAGGTGATTCCCTGACTTTGTGATTTTTAACTAAATGTCtaaacaactattggatggttTGCAATGAGCATTTGTACACTACACTCACAGAATGAATCCTCTTTTCATCTCGCCATCATTGGGTTTAAAtttctttggtttatgaccaaatacctgcaaaacatttGCTGAACATCGCCATGTTTATGCTGtcattgttagcatgctgatgttagctgTGCAAAATTACAGTCTGACAGAGACATTAGCTCTTAGCGACAAAGGAAAAGTCGATGTGGAAAAGTAGTTTGTTTGCTGAATTGAGTTTTGCATAACTGcataaaatatacaaatcaaaataagtgaaataacTTTATACAGAAAGTTTAGTAATTTCATTCCACAAAATTTGATTATTTCAGcaacttcacaacaaaagtttgaAACCTTAATTGTAGGCCCACTCATCAGATTTATGATTAATCATCTTGTGAATATTAACAAACAGCTGGTAATTTACACAAACGTTCTGGTACTAACAGACTTTTCATTAGTCTTAATACAGAAAGTCCTTCTCTGATAAGAACAGTTTTGTCCTGTTCACTTGTGGTGACCCCCTTCTGCTGAAGCTTGTTTCGGAAGTTTCTGACCTCGGAGTGGGGTCGTGTGCCGGCACACACTGAAaacccctcctctccttctctgagTGATTTAAAGCCCAAGCCATAAATCTAAGATGCAACCCCTTCTCTCTGAAGTGTGCTTCTGCTGAAGACTCCGCGTTGCGTAACGCAGCGGAGGCTCGTTGCATAATAGATCCAAATCCTATTAATGTTAATGAAGGAAGCGGGCTGATGGAGAGGTGGAGCTGATAAGGCTGGATGGCTCTAAACTCCTGAGCTGAGAAACAGGCCAGGCCTCTGGGGGCAAGGGGACGCTGCAATAGACTCGCTGGTCGATACAATGACGACCGGGAGACTGTTTAAAAGCTGCTCTTTAATGACACTCTATCCTGCAAAAAACGCCAGTCTCAACAGGTAATGCAGTATATTAGTCTTCCTGTCTTTTTTACTTAGACAAGAGCGTAAAACCCTTCCAGAGGATGTGCTAATCCTGCTTTTTCACATGCAAATCAAGAATTTCCAGGTGACGTTATCTTGATATTCATGGACTGTACCTCAAAGTAGGGAAATTAGCCTTTTTGCAGATTTTGCTCCACCTGAATCCAAGATAAATTTCAACAGGGTATGACTAGTATTTAAGGTTCTATCTTTTCCCTGCCCCCATGCAGCTTTGTGGATGAATTCACACGTTTCTTTTAAACACTGGACGGGCCCCTCATCTGGTCCGCCTGTGGCTACGACTGTTCGTCAGCCTCAGTTTTAAAGTGCGCTAATGGGAACCAGACAGGCCGGAGTGGTCAGCTCCAGCCGACCCTAATGGAAATCAATGGACTATTCATTAGAGTAGAATTTAGGTGACACACCGAGGCCGGCCCATCGCTCTCATTTTATACCTCGCTACATCTTGCTACCTCTCGTCTCTGCCCTGcttgtcttcttctctgctctctttttgaAATATGACTGCATGCCTCCGCTGTACTTACAGTGAGGCAGCTGGAGTTAATCGCTTAGACAATATGTTACGCTCCTGTAACGATGCTGCATCATATATCATCCCAGCAATCTCAGACCAAGGACGATGCATCAGGTTGTGGAGACATGTTACAGGCTGTCTGTGAAGGCGCCTGAACACCAGCTCGCAAATGTGAAAGAAACGATTTGGGGATTTCTGTCACCTGTTTTGTCAAACAACAGAACGGCAAATAATTTGACAGACAGGAGCTACAATTAAGGATTAACATCCCCTGCTGTTAAAGCTTGTTCTCCTTCCAAAAGGGCTGTTGTGGCCTGCAGGACAAAACTAGAAAACGTTCCTTAGCTTAAATTAGGATTGcaatttgctctttttttccaccgatagagacaaaagagaaaaatgagaggaggagatgaaggaaaaCCAGAAAGGGAACGATGGCAAAAGCGAGAACTATCGTTGAGataaaggaaaagcagaggtgAATGGAGAGGAAGAGCCAGCAAGAGATCGATAGAAAGCGAACCGAGAAacaaagggaagaggaaagggagagacgAAGGTGAAGAAAGAGGTAGAGCAAGCGAggaagaacagagaaaagaacagagagagaaactgtaAGCGAAAAGCACTTCTTGGCCCCAGGGCCGGCGAATAGCAGTTGCCATAGCAACGTGTTACCCACGACCCAGTTCAGTGGTAGCGTAGTCCTTCGCAGCCGCTTCATGCATGTACAGACACCGATGTAGAGTGATGTAACCTCAACCTAAAGATTGGTGCTAAATGGTGACAACAGtcaaaaataacagaaaaaaaacgtaCATGATGTGAAAGCAACTGAAGTGATGGAAAAACATACGCAAGGAGAGCGCTGCAAAGTATCTCTACCTATATTCTACTGGTTAGGATTTGGGAAATGGGTCAAACAGACATTGTATTGTTTAACATGAATTAGAGATAGATGGCGAGAGAGGATAcgattgttttattttatcagttcTGCATAAAATTCATTACACAAGAGAAAGTGATGCAGACCACTGATACACATCCAGCTTGATTCCtgtgttttcaaatgtaaaaactggTTTTCACTGAGACATGATTGAATCTGCATTAATTAATTTGGCCACTTGGTCAGCAGGAACAAGCTACAACTGTTAATATCTAAAACAGTTGATATGGTGAACATGCTAGATTTACACATCCTGCAGATACGGGGCAACATAATCATTCATTTGTGGCCTTATGCACCTGATGAAAATTCAAGCTGTCTCTTTTAGcgctgtttttggtctccaccaactacCTTTCTGGCTCTCAATCAGTTAAATGcaccactatgttcaccagctagccgCCAaatttgtctgctgtttggtgcttaGCAGGTAATGTCCAGTGGGTTCATCAGAACTGTGTTGCTGGAAAACTAAAAAGCTCAATGAAGCAGTGAAGAACTGCAGTCTAATGTGGATTTGTCACGACAGTAGACACGGGCTATGACAGCTTTTAAGTTCAGGTTACCGTCACCAAGGCAGCCTTACTTTTTTAGGTTGACATCTTTCTACTCTACTTGatacatttctaaaataatCATGCAGTTCCAGTGCCTTTATGCAACATTGCACAACTACAGACAGTTAATGATTTTTGAGAAGCTGTGCAGCTGCAcaagatatgaaaaaaaaaattaagactTTGTCCAAGAGAAATTGTCCAGCGCCCCCTCATGTTAATTCATCATTATTCCTAGTTCTCCCTGCAAAGAAGCTGTTTGTGTCCTCTTAACAACATCTCCAGCAGCAGATAAACCACACAGTCGATACAAAGCCTCCAtttggttttgtcttttttaaatcacattcaTATTCCGAGTCGTCGTATTGGACAAGAGAAGCATTCAGGCTCTTTGATTGGATGAAAAACGGCTGGAGACAGAAGTTGTCACAGACTGCTGACGTCCTTTGTGATTATGCTCCGCTTCCTGTCAATCACCTGACGCCCACAACTTTCAGTGAAGGGTGTTCGCCTTACAAAGTTCATTCCGACATTGTCACAAGGTTTGAATTTGTAGcgtttgcattttaaaaacaataaaacaatttaatCAGTCATCTCTACAGAATACAGCCAGTATTTCTCTAGCACCAGTGATTTCCTTGCTGCCATGCCTAtaaagcagagaagagagaaggtTACACCGACTCTCCTGATTGTTAATTATTTGCTATAAACTGAACAACCCAGTGGCACCGCATGATTATCGCCAACTGTTCGTACGGACAATGCATCTGCCAGGAATAGCGTTAATAAAGCTTTGTGAATATTTCAGCGGCCGGTCTGGTCCCTGCTTGCGGCTGTATTCCAATTTAGAAGTGCTGTATTCATTATGGGGCAATTTCCTCAATGCATTATGGGTAGATTCCCACAAGAGCTGAGGAGAacctcagacagagagagagagagagacagagagagagagggagaggggatggGTGTGGGAAAGTAAAGGCGAAAGTGATGGGAGGGGGATGGATGGCTGCGTCTACTCTGGTTGAGATGAAAGCGAAGTCCCATCTGTTTGATGGCAGCAGACTTCagccacaacaacacacacacacacacacaaactcgtAACCTAAGCTTGGGAGATTTCCGTCTTTCCACTTCAGTTGAAGGATAAAATGCCACTCTGGGCTTTTATGAAACCGTTTTAAAATCCATGAGAGAACATCAAAACCGCATCGTCACGAAGTtacaaacaaaactgtttcCTTAAAGGATGATTCCACTTTATAACAACTCGGCTCTCATTTTTCTCATTGAGACAGAAAAGTATTTGGTTAAATCTGAGAACACAGCGACATAGCCACAACAATGTCCAACAGGgaaagacacacaaatgttGGTAATCATCATAATtcttttgtctataaaatgtctgtgTTCTGAACGCAGCAGCTTCAGTCCCCATCAGTGTCTACATGTGATGCATTCAGGCACAGAACTGTGTGAATGGCTCACGCACTTTAGCAGCCTTCAGAGCCAAATGCATAATCACGGCAGATACACAAGTGACACGCAG encodes:
- the LOC139223625 gene encoding neuronal membrane glycoprotein M6-b-like — its product is MDGTKPAMESNAEETQDEGQESKGCFECCIKCLGGVPYASLVATILCFSGVALFCGCGHVALTGTLTMLENHFSRVTSDHATLAMVIQIFQYIIYGIASFFFVYAIILLAEGFYTTSAIKKELQSDFKTTVCGRCITAFFMFLTYILALAFLAIFGFTAIPVFLFFNMWTTCAAMRSPDANITLPDSICVDVRQYGIIPWNATPGKACGATLGDICNTSEFYLSYHLYIVAFAGAGATVIALIHYLMILAANWAYLKSAVSTHDYQDIKTKDDQDLEAEARSKEGQNSSSYS